A stretch of the Streptomyces sp. NBC_00078 genome encodes the following:
- a CDS encoding sugar kinase has product MTDVVALGEVMLRFDPGEGRIRTARTFQVWEGGGEYNVVRGLRRCFGLRTGVVTALADNQVGRLVEDLILQGGVDTSLIRWTPDDGIGRTCRNGLNFVERGYGIRGALGVSDRAGTAVSQLRKGDVDWDTVFAAGVRWFHTGGIFAGLSDTTVDVADEAMAAARRHGVTVSYDPNYRPSLWAGRGGADAAREADLRLARHADVIVGALGLAGPCPGALRVEADEVEDALAKVAGLLPRAEVLATTLREVPSAGVNDWSSAAWSARAGFVRGPLMPGLQVLDRIGSGDGFAAGLIYGLLTTDGEEDGSAGGARPVANLDAAALGRALAYGTAHGALTMTTPGDVSMASLAEVETLMAGGSAAVRR; this is encoded by the coding sequence ATGACCGACGTGGTGGCCCTCGGCGAGGTGATGCTGCGCTTCGACCCGGGCGAGGGACGCATCCGCACCGCCCGCACCTTCCAGGTCTGGGAGGGCGGCGGCGAGTACAACGTCGTACGCGGGCTGCGCCGCTGCTTCGGCCTGCGCACCGGCGTCGTCACCGCCCTGGCAGACAACCAGGTGGGCCGGCTCGTCGAGGACCTCATCCTGCAGGGCGGCGTCGACACCTCGCTGATCCGCTGGACACCCGACGACGGCATCGGCCGCACCTGCCGTAACGGCCTCAACTTCGTCGAACGCGGCTACGGCATCCGCGGCGCACTGGGCGTCAGCGACCGCGCGGGCACGGCCGTCTCGCAGCTGCGCAAGGGGGACGTCGACTGGGACACGGTCTTCGCAGCAGGAGTGCGCTGGTTCCACACCGGCGGCATCTTCGCCGGCCTGTCCGACACCACCGTCGATGTCGCGGACGAAGCCATGGCCGCCGCGCGGCGGCACGGCGTGACCGTCTCCTACGACCCCAACTACCGACCGAGCCTGTGGGCCGGCCGGGGCGGCGCCGACGCCGCACGCGAGGCCGACCTGCGCCTCGCACGCCACGCCGACGTCATCGTGGGCGCCCTGGGCCTGGCCGGACCCTGCCCAGGGGCGCTGCGGGTCGAGGCGGACGAGGTGGAGGACGCCCTCGCCAAGGTGGCCGGGCTCCTGCCCCGAGCCGAGGTGCTCGCGACGACCCTGCGGGAGGTGCCCTCCGCCGGGGTCAACGACTGGTCCTCGGCCGCCTGGTCAGCCCGTGCCGGGTTCGTCCGCGGCCCCCTGATGCCCGGCTTGCAGGTCCTGGACCGCATCGGCTCCGGCGACGGCTTCGCCGCCGGCCTGATCTACGGACTGCTGACCACCGACGGTGAAGAGGACGGATCAGCGGGCGGTGCCAGACCCGTGGCGAACCTCGACGCCGCCGCACTGGGCCGCGCCCTGGCCTACGGGACCGCGCACGGCGCTCTCACCATGACCACCCCCGGCGACGTGTCCATGGCCTCACTCGCCGAGGTGGAGACGCTCATGGCAGGCGGCTCGGCCGCCGTCAGAAGGTGA
- a CDS encoding zinc-binding dehydrogenase, producing MTLAVRYLSARTLDTAPAENPSPGPGEVEIAPAYVGICGTDLHIFHGDMDARVAAPAVLGHEMSGRIVRVGAGVEGWRPGDTVTVMPLRWDDSCPACRAGHQHICQHLDFIGIDSPGAMQQRWTVPAATLIRLPESLALDRAALVEPTAVAVHDVGRAQVTEGEKAVVVGGGPVGILISLVARAAGADVRVVELSPHRRRLAEELGLTAWDPAHADVPALVGEWTSGAGADVAFEVSGAQGGVDTAVDVLGVRGRLCLVAIHARPREVNLHRFFWRELTLVGARLYDRSDFEHAVTLVADGIIPAQRLISKVVPLTQAPAAFEALEGGGDVMKILVDCTDDSQGAAQ from the coding sequence ATGACACTCGCAGTCCGCTACCTCTCCGCCCGCACTCTGGACACCGCGCCCGCCGAGAACCCGTCCCCCGGCCCCGGCGAGGTGGAGATCGCCCCCGCCTACGTCGGTATCTGCGGCACCGATCTGCACATCTTCCACGGCGACATGGATGCCCGGGTTGCCGCGCCCGCGGTCCTCGGGCACGAGATGTCCGGCCGGATCGTGCGGGTCGGTGCCGGGGTGGAGGGCTGGCGGCCCGGTGACACGGTCACGGTGATGCCGCTGCGCTGGGACGACTCCTGCCCGGCCTGCCGGGCCGGCCACCAGCACATCTGCCAGCACCTGGACTTCATCGGCATCGACTCCCCCGGCGCGATGCAGCAGCGCTGGACCGTACCCGCCGCCACCCTGATCCGGCTGCCGGAGTCGCTTGCCCTGGACCGGGCCGCGCTCGTCGAGCCGACCGCGGTTGCCGTGCACGATGTGGGCCGGGCCCAGGTCACCGAGGGCGAGAAGGCCGTCGTCGTCGGCGGCGGCCCCGTCGGCATCCTCATCTCCCTGGTCGCCCGGGCCGCCGGGGCCGACGTCCGGGTGGTCGAGCTGAGCCCTCACCGGCGGCGGCTGGCCGAGGAGCTGGGACTGACGGCATGGGATCCGGCCCACGCGGATGTGCCGGCGCTGGTCGGTGAGTGGACCTCCGGTGCGGGCGCGGACGTCGCCTTCGAGGTCTCCGGCGCGCAAGGCGGCGTGGACACGGCCGTGGACGTCCTCGGCGTGCGCGGCCGGCTGTGCCTGGTCGCCATCCACGCCCGCCCCCGCGAGGTGAACCTGCACCGCTTCTTCTGGCGTGAACTCACCCTGGTGGGTGCCCGGTTGTACGACCGCTCCGACTTCGAGCACGCGGTGACCCTGGTCGCCGACGGCATCATCCCGGCCCAGCGGCTGATCAGCAAGGTCGTACCGCTCACCCAGGCACCCGCCGCGTTCGAGGCCCTGGAAGGCGGCGGCGACGTAATGAAGATCCTCGTGGACTGCACCGACGACAGCCAAGGAGCCGCCCAGTGA
- a CDS encoding RbsD/FucU domain-containing protein, whose translation MLLTELLHPGILESLAGAGHGARVLLADGHYPASTATGERAKTVHLNLAPGLLDVTTVLDVLLRALPVEAAHVMVPPEGEPEPPAIAEYRSKLAPVPVDTLGRFEFYDAARSPDLALAIVTADTRTYANLLLTIGVRAEGTLRTR comes from the coding sequence ATGCTGCTGACCGAACTCCTGCACCCGGGCATCCTCGAATCCCTGGCCGGCGCCGGCCACGGCGCCCGCGTCCTGCTCGCCGACGGCCACTACCCCGCGAGCACCGCCACCGGGGAGCGCGCCAAAACCGTCCACCTCAACCTGGCCCCCGGCCTGCTCGACGTCACCACCGTGCTCGACGTCCTGCTGCGCGCCCTGCCCGTCGAGGCGGCCCACGTGATGGTCCCGCCCGAGGGCGAACCGGAGCCGCCCGCCATCGCCGAGTACCGCTCGAAGCTGGCGCCCGTCCCGGTCGACACGCTCGGGCGGTTCGAGTTCTACGACGCCGCCCGCTCGCCCGACCTGGCACTGGCGATCGTCACCGCCGACACCCGCACCTACGCCAACCTGCTGCTCACCATCGGCGTCCGCGCTGAAGGGACCCTGAGAACACGATGA
- a CDS encoding amidohydrolase: MSDSQILVDAHHHVWDLDIRPQSWLDEPGHELLRRSFGTDDLRAAATATVAGRRLERTVLVQCVASVDETREFLAFADRDPLVGAVVGWADLTSPAVGDVLDALCAGPGGTYLRAVRHLVQGESDAAWLQQPSVERGLRAVSERGLGYDLLVRSHQFPQAIRLAERLPGLRLVLDHAGKPPIARRDLEDWERDVRRLAAHPQVRCKVSGLITEADHKKWTVDDIRPVWDVLFSAFGPDRLMFGSDWPVCVLAGGWNRWAATVEELLDGCSDTETEAVLAGTATAFYRLDPLRRKEDNPCC, translated from the coding sequence GTGTCTGACTCCCAGATCCTCGTAGACGCCCACCACCACGTGTGGGACCTGGACATCCGGCCGCAGTCCTGGCTGGACGAGCCCGGTCATGAGCTCCTCCGCCGTAGCTTCGGCACCGACGACCTGCGCGCGGCCGCGACCGCGACCGTGGCAGGTCGCCGGCTGGAGCGCACGGTGCTCGTCCAGTGCGTGGCGTCGGTCGATGAGACGCGCGAGTTCCTCGCCTTCGCCGACCGTGACCCGCTCGTCGGCGCGGTCGTCGGCTGGGCGGATCTCACGTCCCCGGCTGTCGGCGACGTACTCGACGCACTGTGCGCCGGACCGGGCGGTACCTATTTGCGGGCCGTACGTCATCTGGTCCAGGGGGAGTCCGATGCCGCCTGGCTGCAACAGCCTTCTGTGGAACGAGGATTGCGGGCGGTGAGCGAACGGGGCCTTGGGTACGACCTGCTCGTCCGCAGCCACCAGTTCCCCCAGGCGATCCGTCTGGCCGAACGCCTCCCGGGCCTTCGCCTGGTCCTCGACCACGCCGGAAAACCACCCATCGCCCGGCGGGACCTGGAGGACTGGGAGCGGGACGTGCGGCGGCTGGCCGCGCATCCCCAGGTGCGGTGCAAAGTGTCGGGCCTGATCACCGAGGCCGACCACAAGAAGTGGACCGTCGACGACATCCGCCCAGTGTGGGACGTCCTGTTCTCCGCCTTCGGCCCCGACCGCCTGATGTTCGGCTCCGACTGGCCGGTCTGCGTCCTCGCCGGCGGCTGGAACCGCTGGGCCGCCACCGTCGAGGAACTCCTGGACGGCTGCTCCGACACCGAGACCGAAGCGGTCCTCGCCGGCACCGCCACCGCTTTCTACCGCCTCGACCCCCTTCGAAGGAAGGAGGACAACCCATGCTGCTGA
- a CDS encoding bifunctional 4-hydroxy-2-oxoglutarate aldolase/2-dehydro-3-deoxy-phosphogluconate aldolase has translation MTDNDLATVLTGTHLMPVLTVPQPATAGPLAEALAAGGARCAEVTFRTPDAEQVLKTMAAHGGLTVGAGTVLTAGQAERAVAAGARFVVSPGFDEDVIAKCRELGVPVVPGIATATELMRALKAGLDTVKLFPAEPLGGIPMLRALAAPFPQARFVPTGGIDAPRLPAYLAEPAVLAVGGSWMATAAHLQRGEYDEIRQLTAAAVNGSVT, from the coding sequence ATGACCGACAACGACCTGGCCACCGTACTGACCGGCACCCACCTCATGCCGGTGCTGACCGTGCCCCAACCCGCCACGGCCGGCCCGCTGGCCGAAGCGCTCGCGGCGGGCGGCGCTCGGTGCGCCGAGGTCACCTTCCGCACCCCGGACGCCGAACAGGTCCTCAAGACGATGGCCGCCCACGGCGGCCTCACCGTCGGCGCCGGCACGGTCCTCACCGCCGGGCAGGCAGAGCGGGCCGTGGCCGCCGGGGCCCGCTTCGTCGTCTCCCCCGGCTTCGACGAGGACGTCATCGCCAAGTGCCGCGAGCTGGGCGTGCCCGTAGTGCCCGGCATCGCCACCGCCACCGAGCTGATGCGCGCCCTCAAGGCAGGCCTGGACACCGTCAAGCTCTTCCCGGCCGAACCGCTCGGCGGCATCCCGATGCTGCGTGCCCTCGCCGCGCCCTTCCCCCAGGCACGGTTCGTGCCGACCGGCGGCATCGATGCCCCGCGCCTGCCGGCCTACCTCGCCGAACCGGCTGTCCTCGCCGTCGGCGGCAGCTGGATGGCCACCGCAGCCCATCTGCAGCGCGGCGAGTACGACGAGATCCGCCAGCTGACCGCCGCGGCCGTGAACGGGAGCGTGACATGA
- a CDS encoding SDR family oxidoreductase has product MNAFDLTGKLAVVTGARRGIGRAMARALAAAGADIIGVSAQLEESGSDVEKDILATGRSFEAIRTDFADPEAVHALGANLARRNRPVDILVNNAGTIRRAPATQHTDADWDLVLQVNLSAQFTLTRAVGAAMVTRGHGKIIFTASLLSLQGGVTVPGYTAAKHGIAGLTKALANEWAPHGVNVNAIAPGYIATDNTQALQDDPARSKAILDRIPAGRWGTADDLAGATVFLASDAATYLHGVTLPVDGGWLGR; this is encoded by the coding sequence GTGAACGCCTTCGACCTCACCGGCAAACTCGCCGTCGTCACCGGCGCCCGGCGCGGCATCGGCCGCGCCATGGCCCGCGCCCTGGCCGCAGCCGGCGCGGACATCATCGGCGTCAGCGCCCAGCTGGAGGAGTCCGGCAGCGACGTGGAAAAGGACATCCTCGCCACGGGACGTTCCTTCGAAGCCATCCGCACCGACTTCGCCGACCCCGAAGCCGTTCACGCTCTCGGCGCGAACCTCGCCCGGCGAAACCGCCCCGTGGACATCCTGGTCAACAACGCAGGCACCATCCGCCGCGCCCCGGCCACCCAACACACCGACGCCGACTGGGACCTGGTACTCCAGGTCAACCTCAGCGCCCAGTTCACGCTCACCCGGGCGGTCGGCGCAGCGATGGTGACCCGCGGCCACGGGAAGATCATCTTCACCGCATCGCTGCTCAGCCTCCAGGGCGGCGTCACCGTCCCCGGCTACACCGCCGCGAAACACGGCATCGCCGGACTCACCAAAGCCCTGGCCAACGAATGGGCCCCACACGGCGTCAACGTCAACGCCATCGCCCCCGGCTACATCGCCACCGACAACACCCAAGCCCTCCAGGACGACCCCGCGCGCAGCAAGGCCATCCTCGACCGGATCCCCGCCGGACGATGGGGCACCGCGGACGACCTCGCCGGCGCCACCGTATTCCTCGCCTCGGACGCCGCCACCTACCTCCACGGCGTAACCCTGCCCGTCGACGGCGGCTGGCTCGGCCGATGA